A window of Citrus sinensis cultivar Valencia sweet orange chromosome 7, DVS_A1.0, whole genome shotgun sequence contains these coding sequences:
- the LOC102612113 gene encoding receptor-like protein 13 isoform X3, translating into MRYNEIDNLVVPQGKQLKELHNFTNLEYLALDSSSLHISLLQSIASIFPSLKNLLMYGCEVNGVVRGQGFPYFKSLEYLVMDRTRIALNTSFLQIISESMPSLKYLSLSDSTLGTNSSRILDQGLCSLVHLQELYIDNNDLRGSLPWCLANMTSLRILDVFANQLTGSISSSPLVHLTSIEELYLSNNHLRIPISLEPLFNHSRLKIFRTYNNEINAEIIESHSLTAPNFQLQSLSMSSLHGDGVTFPKFLYHQHDLEDVDLSHIKMNGEFPNWLLENNTKLETLFLVNDSLAGPFWLPIHSYKRLRLLDISNNNFQGCIPVEIGDILPSLLSFNISMNALCGSIPSSFGKMNFLRFLDLSNNQLTGESPSTWPSVAST; encoded by the exons TAAGCCTTCTGCAAAGCATTGCATCAATATTCCCTTCgttaaaaaatctattgatGTATGGTTGTGAAGTCAATGGTGTCGTACGCGGTCAAG GTTTTCCTTATTTCAAGAGTTTGGAATATTTGGTGATGGATAGAACCCGCATTGCACTCAACACCAGCTTTCTTCAAATCATCAGTGAATCGATGCCTTCTCTTAAGTACTTATCACTGTCAGATTCTACTCTTGGCACTAACAGCAGCAGGATTCTTGATCAAG gcCTCTGTTCGTTGGTGCATTTGCAAGAGTTGTACATtgataataatgatttaagaGGTAGCTTGCCTTGGTGCTTGGCAAATATGACATCCCTCAGGATATTAGATGTTTTTGCCAATCAACTTACTGGAAGCATCTCCTCATCTCCCCTCGTTCATTTGACATCTATTGAAGAGCTGTATCTTTCAAACAATCACTTGCGGATCCCAATTTCACTTGAACCACTTTTCAATCACTCAAGACTCAAGATTTTCCGTACTTACAACAACGAAATAAATGCAGAAATAATTGAGTCACATTCTTTGACTGCCCCAAACTTCCAATTACAATCTCTCTCGATGTCTTCCCTTCATGGAGATGGTGTCACATTCCCCAAATTCCTTTACCATCAACATGACTTGGAGGATGTTGATCTCTCACACATAAAGATGAATGGAGAATTTCCAAATTGGTTGTTAGAAAACAACACAAAATTAGAAACTCTTTTTCTGGTTAATGATTCTCTTGCAGGACCTTTCTGGTTGCCAATTCATTCATACAAGCGGTTAAGACTGTTGGATATATCCAACAACAACTTCCAAGGTTGCATTCCAGTAGAAATTGGAGATATTTTACCAagtttattatcttttaacaTTTCCATGAATGCTTTGTGTGGTAGCATTCCCTCTTCATTTGGTAAGATGAACTTCCTCAGATTTCTGGACTTATCCAACAATCAATTGACTGGTGAATCCCCGAGCACTTGGCCGTCGGTTGCGTCAACTTGA
- the LOC102612113 gene encoding receptor-like protein 13 isoform X4: MRYNEIDNLVVPQELHNFTNLEYLALDSSSLHISLLQSIASIFPSLKNLLMYGCEVNGVVRGQGFPYFKSLEYLVMDRTRIALNTSFLQIISESMPSLKYLSLSDSTLGTNSSRILDQGLCSLVHLQELYIDNNDLRGSLPWCLANMTSLRILDVFANQLTGSISSSPLVHLTSIEELYLSNNHLRIPISLEPLFNHSRLKIFRTYNNEINAEIIESHSLTAPNFQLQSLSMSSLHGDGVTFPKFLYHQHDLEDVDLSHIKMNGEFPNWLLENNTKLETLFLVNDSLAGPFWLPIHSYKRLRLLDISNNNFQGCIPVEIGDILPSLLSFNISMNALCGSIPSSFGKMNFLRFLDLSNNQLTGESPSTWPSVAST; this comes from the exons TAAGCCTTCTGCAAAGCATTGCATCAATATTCCCTTCgttaaaaaatctattgatGTATGGTTGTGAAGTCAATGGTGTCGTACGCGGTCAAG GTTTTCCTTATTTCAAGAGTTTGGAATATTTGGTGATGGATAGAACCCGCATTGCACTCAACACCAGCTTTCTTCAAATCATCAGTGAATCGATGCCTTCTCTTAAGTACTTATCACTGTCAGATTCTACTCTTGGCACTAACAGCAGCAGGATTCTTGATCAAG gcCTCTGTTCGTTGGTGCATTTGCAAGAGTTGTACATtgataataatgatttaagaGGTAGCTTGCCTTGGTGCTTGGCAAATATGACATCCCTCAGGATATTAGATGTTTTTGCCAATCAACTTACTGGAAGCATCTCCTCATCTCCCCTCGTTCATTTGACATCTATTGAAGAGCTGTATCTTTCAAACAATCACTTGCGGATCCCAATTTCACTTGAACCACTTTTCAATCACTCAAGACTCAAGATTTTCCGTACTTACAACAACGAAATAAATGCAGAAATAATTGAGTCACATTCTTTGACTGCCCCAAACTTCCAATTACAATCTCTCTCGATGTCTTCCCTTCATGGAGATGGTGTCACATTCCCCAAATTCCTTTACCATCAACATGACTTGGAGGATGTTGATCTCTCACACATAAAGATGAATGGAGAATTTCCAAATTGGTTGTTAGAAAACAACACAAAATTAGAAACTCTTTTTCTGGTTAATGATTCTCTTGCAGGACCTTTCTGGTTGCCAATTCATTCATACAAGCGGTTAAGACTGTTGGATATATCCAACAACAACTTCCAAGGTTGCATTCCAGTAGAAATTGGAGATATTTTACCAagtttattatcttttaacaTTTCCATGAATGCTTTGTGTGGTAGCATTCCCTCTTCATTTGGTAAGATGAACTTCCTCAGATTTCTGGACTTATCCAACAATCAATTGACTGGTGAATCCCCGAGCACTTGGCCGTCGGTTGCGTCAACTTGA
- the LOC107175494 gene encoding receptor-like protein 15, producing the protein MFPRNFNLTNLRWLQLDGNHFVGENPQSLSKCSSLEGLYLNNNSLSDNNISGRLPSCFHYLSIEQVHLSKNILHGQLKEGTFSNCSSLVTLDLSYNRINGSIPEWVDGLSQLSHLILSHNNLEGEVSVQLCKLNQLQLLDLSNNNLHDHIPPCFDNTKLHESYNNSSSPDEQFEISFFIEGPQGSVKKQIHEIFEFTTKNIAYIYQGKVLSLLSGLDLSCNKLISHIPPQIGNLTRIETLNLSHNNLTGSIPSTFSNLKHVESLDLSNNKLNGKIPHQLVELKTLAIFSVAYNNLSGEIPEWTAQFATFNESSYEGNTFLC; encoded by the exons ATGTTCCCTAGAAATTTTAATCTGACAAACTTGAGATGGTTACAATTGGATGGCAATCACTTCGTAGGAGAGAACCCACAAAGTTTGTCTAAATGCTCCTCACTAGAAGGATTGTACCTTAACAATAATAGTCTTTCAG ACAACAACATATCTGGAAGGTTACCATCTTGTTTCCATTATCTCTCTATCGAACAAGTTCACTTGtcgaaaaatatattacatgGACAACTAAAAGAAGGTACATTTTCTAATTGCTCTTCCCTCGTGACATTAGATCTTAGCTATAACCGCATTAATGGCAGCATTCCGGAATGGGTTGATGGGCTTTCTCAGTTAAGCCACCTTATCTTAAGTCACAATAATCTTGAAGGGGAAGTATCAGTTCAATTGTGCAAATTAAACCAACTACAATTGTTAGATCtttctaataataatcttCACGATCATATTCCTCCTTGCTTTGATAACACCAAACTTCATGAAAGTTACAACAATAGTTCTAGTCCTGATGAGCAATTTGAAATATCTTTTTTCATCGAAGGCCCTCAGGGATCGGTAAAAAAGCaaattcatgaaatttttGAGTTCACAACAAAGAACATTGCGTACATTTACCAAGGAAAAGTGCTTAGCCTCCTATCAGGACTTGATCTTTCTTGCAACAAGCTAATCAGTCATATTCCTCCTCAAATTGGAAATTTGACAAGGATTGAAACATTGAATCTATCACACAACAACTTGACAGGATCGATCCCATCAACATTTTCAAACTTGAAGCATGTCGAAAGTTTGGATCTTTCCAACAACAAATTGAATGGGAAAATCCCTCATCAACTTGTGGAGTTAAAGACATTAGCTATTTTCAGTGTGGCATACAATAACTTATCAGGCGAAATTCCAGAATGGACTGCACAATTTGCAACATTTAACGAGAGTAGCTATGAGGGAAATACTTTTCTTTGTTGA
- the LOC102612415 gene encoding SH3 domain-containing protein 1-like, which produces MTTLFSHDSINSPYKLEYSQVSEPLRALINGAPLEDARHLTHRYDKLRHEVEAQAAEVFRRRSKIRESDISAESAVKLRNAEARLTELKSTIMALGREATAAMLSVESQQQQMTYQRLFAMVIHPFDAQANGELSLSIDDYVVVCQVLSPLNNST; this is translated from the exons ATGACCACATTGTTTTCTCATGATTCAATTAATTCACCGTACAAATTGGAATATAGTCAG GTATCTGAGCCACTACGGGCGTTAATCAACGGAGCACCTTTGGAAGATGCTCGACACCTGACTCATCGTTATGACAAACTTAGACATGAAGTTGAAGCCCAG GCAGCTGAAGTATTTAGGCGCCGATCAAAGATTAGGGAATCTGATATATCAGCAGAGAGTGCTGTGAAGCTTCGAAATGCAGAAGCAAGATTGACCGAGCTTAAATCTACAATAATGGCTCTTGGTAGAGAAGCGACAGCTGCCATGCTGTCAGTTGAATCACAGCAGCAACAGATGACATATCAAAGACTTTTTGCTATG GTTATCCATCCATTTGACGCTCAAGCAAATGGGGAGCTAAGTCTTTCAATTGATGATTATGTTGTCGTTTGCCAAGTACTTTCCCCTCTAAATAACAGCACATAG